One stretch of Arachis hypogaea cultivar Tifrunner chromosome 20, arahy.Tifrunner.gnm2.J5K5, whole genome shotgun sequence DNA includes these proteins:
- the LOC112786099 gene encoding protein FAR1-RELATED SEQUENCE 5-like yields MNVEEAGGDEFQEEHLPEGGQGFDLSTNDILNQVWESVEDAYKFYRRYGRVNGFRVRKGDSETRTGCKVMLSIYLEKSEQKWKDRKVVLEHNHDLTPVGMSHLIQNHRKMTDAAKAHIDGMHAYGIGTSKILGHMAADGDATATLIYLEGKAAADPMYVACYNHTKDERLGNMVWADGNSRSDFQCFGDVWMLQNLLEVMCQKKPCVAVTDGDKAMIKAVKSVLPEATHRLCAWHVEKNVTSNEKDERLRSLFKHWLYVDMEVHEFKEDCAQAIEEYGLHNSSWARHMHKKRKLWANGYLRDKFYAGFQTMTRCEGIIAMVNKFSKSSHTIFKLVQNLELVLREYRNKEMLL; encoded by the exons ATGAATGTGGAAGAGGCTGGTGGTGATGAGTTTCAGGAGGAACATTTGCCTGAAGGAGGACAAGGATTTGACTTGAGCACGAATGATATTTTGAACCAAGTTTGGGAAAGTGTGGAAGATGCATATAAGTTTTACCGAAGGTATGGAAGAGTCAATGGGTTTAGGGTACGGAAAGGGGACTCAG AGACACGGACTGGTTGCAAAGTAATGCTATCAATATATTTGGAGAAAAGTGAGCAGAAGTGGAAGGATAGGAAGGTAGTACTGGAGCATAACCATGACCTAACACCTGTTGGGATGTCCCACCTGATTCAGAATCATCGTAAAATGACGGATGCGGCAAAGGCTCACATTGATGGGATGCATGCGTATGGAATTGGGACGTCAAAAATCTTGGGCCACATGGCTG CTGATGGTGATGCGACTGCAACGTTGATTTACCTTGAAGGAAAGGCTGCTGCTGACCCTATGTATGTTGCATGCTACAACCACACAAAAGATGAAAGGCTTGGTAACATGGTTTGGGCTGATGGGAATAGCCGGTCTGATTTTCAGTGTTTTGGGGATGT GTGGATGTTACAAAATTTGTTGGAGGTTATGTGCCAGAAGAAACCTTGTGTAGCTGTTACCGATGGGGACAAAGCAATGATAAAAGCTGTGAAGTCGGTTTTACCGGAGGCAACACATCGTTTGTGTGCATGGCATGTGGAAAAGAACGTGACATCAAATGAGAAAGACGAACGCCTCCGTAGTTTGTTCAAGCATTGGTTGTACGTGGACATGGAGGTTCATGAATTCAAAGAGGATTGCGCTCAAGCAATTGAGGAGTATGGGCTGCATAATAGTAGCTGGGCAAGGCATATGCATAAAAAGCGAAAGCTATGGGCGAACGGGTATTTGCGTGACAAGTTCTATGCCGGATTCCAGACTATGACACGATGTGAGGGAATAATTGCTATGGTTAACAAGTTTTCGAAGTCAAGCCATACCATCTTTAAGTTAGTGCAAAATCTGGAGCTAGTCCTCCGTGAATATCGGAACAAGGAGATGTTGTTGTAG